A stretch of DNA from Acanthochromis polyacanthus isolate Apoly-LR-REF ecotype Palm Island chromosome 21, KAUST_Apoly_ChrSc, whole genome shotgun sequence:
AGCTCGAAGGAGCGGGagtagactgtcacctggctgcATTGACcatcgactacctcaccaacagaccacagcacgtgaggcttcaggactgtgtgtctgatgtggtagtcagcagcatgggggccctacaggggacagtgctctctccctttctcttcaccCTGTACACGTCAGACTTCCATTATaactctgggagctgtcacctccagaagttctctgatgatacagccattgtCGGGTGTGTATCTGAGAGGAACAAGCGGGAGTACAAgacagtcatctctgactttgttgactggtgtgagcgaaacCATCTGAAGCTCAATGCCGGTAAGATGAAGGAGATGACCACTGACTTCCgcaggaggaggacacctcagactgcaccggtgaacatccagggtttggACATTGAGATGGTGGACTCTTACAAATACCTGCGTGTttacctcaacaataaactggactggtcacacaacacagaggttctgtacaagaagggccaaagtcctctccacctgctgaggagactgaggtcctttggagtgtgcagaaCTCTGCTCAGGAcattttatgactctgtggtagtgTCTGCTATTTTCTATGCAGTGCTCTGCTGGGGAGcggaagagactgaacagactggtcaggaaGGCTGGTTTTgtcctggactgttccctggactccatagaggaggtgggtgagcaGAGAtattggcaaagctcacattcATCATGGAGACAATCCCTCAGCATGATGCTGTGGGGTCtttaagcagctccttcagcagcagactgtcaCAAAATACATGTAACCCAGTTCTCAGACAGAAACTGGGGGTTGTGAGGCAAGAATCACAGATGTCCTGCTGTAATTCACCTTAATGGCATTAATACAAGTAATGAATGAAGAACTTGACAAGTTATCTTCTTGGTTCATGTCAAATAAATTGTCActcaatattaaaaaaactaactttatattttttggaaTACAGCCCAATACTTTTAAATCTTCTTTGAAAATTCAAATTGATAATATACCCATCCAGAATGTTTCCTCTGCTCGTTTTCTTGGAGTTATAGTTGATGAATCCCTTAGCTGGAAACCACATCTGAGTTTTCTTACTTCAAAAATCGCCAAAGCTGTCGGAATACTGGGAAAAATCCGCTACCTCATTAATTCAAGAGTGGCAACAATGCTATATTATGCAATGGTATATCCACATATAAATTACTGTAATATATCTTGGGCAAGTACCCATGAAACTAAACTTCAGCCTATTTATCGTCTCCAGAAACGAATTTTGAGAATAATATTTCGTGTAGATCGCAGACATCCATCTCAGCCCCTGTTTGCTAAAGCAGGTGTTCTGAGTGTCTACCAAGTCAATAATTTCCAAATTGGTCAGTTTGTTTATAGTTCTGTAAACAAACTACTACCTCAACATCTAAATtctatttatcattttaataacGAATTTCATTATTATCCAACTCGTAGCAGCACACTTATTAGAGCTCATTTTGCTTGTATAAATCTGTCTGTATTTAGTATTCCATACAGAGGatccaaaatatggaatcaGTTACCAACCTGGGTCAGAGTCCTTTCACAAACCAAATTTAAAGCAGCTTTGAAAGCACTGCTTTTGAAAAAGAGTAATTTTCCATATGGGATATCCTACTAACACCTGGTTTGTCTTTGGTCAGTATGTTTTAATGAGGTAATATTTACCCTGTGTATAATTTTATGAACTGTTGGCAtgttatttgtcacatttttatgtatCTATATAATGGTCTACCTGagaaggtttttattttttttattttttttggaggtTGTCTTCTTTCAAACCCCTTGAGGATTTTTTGGCAACcttccttcacatttttaatgtaagaaatgcaaattgtttgtttaattttgtgtgtgaaaattaaatcaaatggaGCTTTTCTGTTGGGAGAGGAGAGAATTCTGGACCTGTCCAGTGTCCGAGTTGACAGTTTGATGTGGGTTTTAGACCCCCattgtcagggctccctcctccccacctgacatcccaaataccccttttcccccatctgtttcctctccctctcctgttcccctgccctgtctgtcttgcctgtctcccatccgctcctctgccctgtctgtcttgcctgtctcccatccgctcctctgccctgtctgtcttgcctgtctcccatctgctcctctgccctgtctctccccctacagctcggtgcctgagtggagtctaccttcccagctgactccactcaggcaatcaaccacctccacgactcccggacagctgagggACATCACGCTGATTAATCACccctgcaataagaaccggcctcatccttccactccctgccagattgttgaaccaaGACACCTCAgtcagttcactctctagccCTCTGTTAAGATCTGTTTAAGTTTGCCTTTTCTTACATTGCTTTCTCCTGCTCCTCACCTagatcagctgtccgggatccccgccatcctccttcccctccggctctccccaaccaagtcatcaccggttttccccgcctggacccccattcctgcctggacccccgttcctgcctggaccccttctgtccctgcctggacccctccgctcctgcaccctggttttccccccacCGAGCCACTATTTCACCCCctacaataaaacactttcattccagccagccttggtagtgtggctctctgctcgggtccaacccgCTCGTTCGCGACACCCAtcctaaaagaaaatgttccttATCTGATTTAGCGTCTCCTCTGGAATTCCAAAGACTAAGCGTGTCCGCtaccatacatacatacatacatacatacacatatatatatatatatatatatatatatatatccatcaTCGATACACCGCCtaagggtcgcgggggtgcaaACGGGTTTAATCCGGCCCGAGGGATGATTATGTAAAGTCTAAAAATGAGCTGCAATTTTTCAATAAACTGCTGTTCTAACTGTGTCCACTAGATGGCGATAGCAATTGAGTTAGGCAAGCAAACTGTTTGTACCAGGGCAGAGCAAGTCGGTCAAGCAAGCGCAGCCAATCCGGATGAGCTACTGTGCTTTGCCCACGATATTTATTACAGCTTCTACTTTTAGCATTATATGCTTTGTCACCCACATTGCCCCAATATGTCGCtatcaaaaaagagaaaagtggaCGCAGAGTGCAGAGTGTTCCAAGAAAAATGGTCATCCTCCTATTTTTTCACGGAAATGAATGGGAAAGCAGTATGTTTGGTGTGTTCGCAGCATGTTGTATTGCTGAAAGAATATAATCTTCGTCGCCACTACGTGAGTTTTCATGCCGACAAATATGACAACTTTCAAGGGCAGCGGAGAAAAGAGAAACTGGATGAACTGTTGTCAGGTCTGAGAAAACAGCAGTCTGTTTTTACTCACAGCCGAGACATCAGTGACGCTGCGGTGAAAGCGAGCTACCTCATTGCTAATGAAATCGCAGTGGCTTCAAAACCATTTAGTGAGGGCGAATTTATTGCCTTTTCAGTTGCAATTGATGAAAGCACGGACACTACAGATGTTGCACAACTGGCCATTTTCATCCGTGGGGTTCATTACACATTGACCATCACCGAAGAGTTCGTGGAGATGGTGCCAATGTCAGATACAACGACAGCCGCTGATATTTTCTCTGCACTCGTCGGCGCCCTGGACAGGATCGGAGTGGACTGGTCGCATGCTGTCAGCCTGGCTATGGATGGCGCTCCCTCAATGATCGGTAAAAAAGCAGGTGTTGTGACAAAGTTCAGAGAGAAAGTGCGATCTGCAAACGAAGGACGCGATTTTTGGacttttcactgtattttgcaCCAGGAGGCTCTGTGTTGCAAGTCACTTAACATGGATAACGTCATGAAGGTGGTCATCCAAACGGTGAATTTCATCCGATTCAGAAGCCTGAATCACTGTCAGTTTGACAGCcttctcagagagaaagaccacATCTATTGCTTGCCATACCACACTGAGGTAAGGTGGTTAAGCCGAGGTGCTGTGCTGAGGCGTTTCTATGACTTACGAGAAGAAATCTAGCAGTTTATGGAAGAAAAGGGCAAGTCGGTGTTAGAATTTCATTCCGGAGAATGGATGCAGGACCTTGCATTTATGGTGGATGTTACCGAGCACCTGAATACCTTGAACAAACAGCTGCAAGAGCGCAACAAAGTTGTCACACAGTATTATGACAGCATACGCGCTTTCAAGTTGAAGCTGTCACTGTGGGAGACGCAACTCGCTGGTGGTGATGCAGCTCACTTCCCCCGTCTGAAACGTGTGCGCGACCCAACGTGTCACCGACATGAAGCGGTTCAAAGATGAAATCGCGGGACTGTTATGGGAGTTTGAGCAacgttttcagattttttgtgaaCTGGAGAAAGACTTCAAAGTTTTTTGCTCGCCATTCACCGTGAATCCCTCTGATCTGCCTGTCAACATCCAACTTGAAATAATTGACTTGCAGTGTGATTCAGATGTGAAGGGCAAATTTGCTGCAGCTGGCTTGGTCACATTTTATCAGAACCTCTTGCCAGGTTATCCCAACTTGACAGCCCTTGTTGCAAAGCTGTTGTCCATGTTTGGAACCTCATATATTTGTGAGCAGGTCTTCTCTGTAATGAGCATTAATAAAACCAAGCTGCGCTCAAGGCTCACACACAGCCACTTGAATCACATCCTGAAGTTGGCTGTCACCCAAAATGTGACGCCTGATATTGATGCACTGGTGAAAGCTAAAAGATGCCAGACATCAGGAACCAAATAAACAATGCAACCCCACTTAAAGTGCTGAATGAGACACCTTCATATAGTTCTGTGGTCTGTGAtactgttctggttctgtgaatCACTGAGgcattgtgtgtttgtatgttcttTATCCTcagaattttcaaaaaaaaaacttgaagtgttttattattaatggtgatgttgtgtttgtcccattttggacagtattaaaacaaagaaaacaatctgaagttgttgtttttacgtTATATACCATGATTTTACCAGTCTGGCCCATTTGAGAATAGATTTTCCTCAATGTGACCCTgagctaaaatgagtttgacacccctgatatatatgtatatatatatatatatatatatatatatatatatatacatatacagtgccttgtgaaagtattcggcccccttgaacttttcaacctttcaccacatttcaggcttcaaacataaagatgtaaaattgtaattttttgtcaagaatcaacaacaagtgggacacaatcgtgaagtggaacgaaatttattggatattttaaacttttttaataaataaaaacctgaaaagtggggtgtgcaatattattcggcccccttgcattaatactttgtagcgccaccttttgctgcaattacagctgcaagtcgcttggggtatgtctctatcagttttgcacatccagagactgaaattctgaaacacctggatacgttcatttgtgaaccattctgttgtagatttggctttatgttttggatcattgtcctgttggaagataaatctccgtcccagtctcaggtcttttgcagactccaacaggttttcttccagaatggtcctgtatttggctctgttcatcttcccatcaattttaaccatcttccctgtccctgctgaagaaaagcaggcccaaaccatgaggctgccaccaccatgtttgacagtggggatggtgtgttcagggtgatgagctgtgttgcttttacgccaaacatatcgttttgcattgtggccaaaaagtccgattttggtttcatctgaccagagcaccttcttccacatgtttggtgtgtctcccaggtggcttgtggcaaacttcaaaccagactttttatggatatctttgagaaatggctttcttcttaccactcttccataaaggccagatttgtgcagtgtacgactgattgttgtcctatggacagactctcccacctcagctgtagatctctgcagttcatccagagtgatcatgggcctcttggctgcatctctgatcagtcttctccttgttccaggtgaaagtttagagggacggccgggtcttggtagatttgcagtggtctgatactccttccatttcaatatgattgcttgcacactgctccttgagatgtttaaagcttggaaaatcttttttgtatccaaatccggctttaaacttctccacaacagtatctcggacctgcctggtgtgttccttggtcttcatgatgctctctgcactttaaacagaaccctgagattATCACAgggcaggtgcatttatacggagacttgattacacacaggtggattctatttatcatcatcagtcatttaggacaacacttgatcattcagagatcctcactgaacttctggagtgagtttgcggcaatgaaagtaaaggggccgaataatattgcaagccccactttt
This window harbors:
- the LOC127531608 gene encoding general transcription factor II-I repeat domain-containing protein 2-like gives rise to the protein MLCHPHCPNMSLSKKRKVDAECRVFQEKWSSSYFFTEMNGKAVCLVCSQHVVLLKEYNLRRHYVSFHADKYDNFQGQRRKEKLDELLSGLRKQQSVFTHSRDISDAAVKASYLIANEIAVASKPFSEGEFIAFSVAIDESTDTTDVAQLAIFIRGVHYTLTITEEFVEMVPMSDTTTAADIFSALVGALDRIGVDWSHAVSLAMDGAPSMIGKKAGVVTKFREKVRSANEGRDFWTFHCILHQEALCCKSLNMDNVMKVVIQTVNFIRFRSLNHCQFDSLLREKDHIYCLPYHTEVRWLSRGAVLRRFYDLREEI